GACCTTCTTGATGTCGTTTTGCACCAACGCCATGGTCGCGGCAAAAAGCGCGGTGGCGGCGCCGATGACGGCGACCACGATCAGCGTGACCGGGGCCAGCGCGAACAACGTTGAACAACGCGCGACCATGTAGACACCGGCGGTGACCATGGTGGCGGCATGGATGAGCGCCGAGACCGGCGTCGGGCCCTCCATCGCGTCCGGAAGCCAGACATAAAGCGGGATCTGGGCCGACTTGCCGGTGGCGCCGAGGAAGAGCAACAGCCCGATCGCGGTCAGCGTGCCGCCGAGCCCCGCGGCCATCGCCGGGGCCTTCTCAAAGACCTCGAGATAATTGACGGTGCCGAACGAGCGGAAGATCAGAAAGATGGCGATGGCAAAACCGAAATCGCCGATGCGGTTGACGACAAACGCCTTCATCCCCGCCCTGGCCGCCGAGGGACGTTTGTACCAGAAACCGATCAGCAGATACGAGCAAAGCCCCACCCCTTCCCAGCCGACGTAGAGCAGCAGGAAGTTTCCGGCCAGGACCAGCACCAGCATGAAGAAGACAAAGAGGTTGAGGAAGGCGAAGTACCGCGGCTGGTCGGGGTCATGCGCCATGTACCCGACCGAATAGACATGGATGAGGAAGCCGACGCCGCTGACCACCAACGCCATGACCGCCGAGAGCGGATCAAACAGGAATCCGAACGCCGCCGAGAAACCATCAACGCCGATCCATTCGAAGGGCATGACCTGGAACTGGCGCCCGGGATAGCCGAGGAGGGCGAAAAACGATCCCAGCGCGATGACAAAGGAGGCGAGCACGCCGGCGCAGGCCACCACGCCCGCGGGGCCTTTCCCCCACTTACGGCCGAAGAAGCCGTTAAGGAGGAACCCGGCCAGCGGCCAGAGCGGTATGGTCCAGACAAGCGATAGCATGAGTCTTAGGGGTGTCTCTCGCGGTTCCGGCGGGTCCCCTCACCCGTTTTGCCTGCGGCAAAACGACCTCCCCCTGAGGGGGAGGTGAACGGACTTGCGCCCCGGCCGTCGCGCAATTCAGCGAACTCAGCTCGTCGATTCTGCGTCATGACATCGTTCAAATCGTTCTGTCGTTCCGGTGATTTCCAGTCTCTAACTTGTCAGTAATCCTGCTTCCCATCTCTCCTGATCGCTGCTCTCTCGAACTTCTGAACTTCCGATCCCCTGATCACTAAAGTAGCCAAACACTTCGTTGCTTGTTCACCTCTCCCTTCGGGAGAGGTCGTTTTACCGCGGGCAGAACGGGTGAGGGGAACCACCACCATCACTCTGTTAGCATGTTCAGCCTATTTCCTATCCCCCGTTTCCGCGAACTACCAATCCCCACTCCGCTTGTTCACCTCTCCCTCCGGGAGAGGTCGCCTGGCCCAGCGGGCCAGGCGGGTGAGGGGACCCGCGCGCGTCACCCTTTCAGCATGTTCAATCCATCCACATCGACCGACCGTTTGCGCCGGTAGACCGCAACCAGGATTGCCAGCCCGACCGCGGCTTCGGCGGCCGCCACGGTCAGCACAAAAAAGACCATCGCCTGCCCGCCGATGTCATGGTGGACGCGGGCAAAGACGACCAGCAGCAGATTGGCGGCGTTGAGCATCAACTCGACACTCATCAGGGTGACGATGGCGTTGCGGCGGACCATCACGCCGACCACGCCGAGAGTGAAGAGAATCCCGGCGACGATGAGGTAATGTTCCAGCGGCACGGGCAGCATCGGTTATCCCTCGACCTCGCCGTCGCGGCGCGGACGCGCCACCACCATCACCGCCAGCGCGGCGGCCAGTAGCAGAATCGACGTCAGTTCGAACGCAAACAGGTATCCGCCGAACAGCGCCTTGCCGATGGCAGTGACGCTGCCAAATCCCTCAGGCGCCGGGCCGACAACCGCATCGACGCCGCCGAAGAGGACGAAGAGCTCTGCAAGGAAGGTGGCGCCCAGTATCCCGCCGAAGACGCGGATGCCGCGCAGCGGATTGGGCCCGAACTCATCGCGTTTCAGGTTGAGCATCATCACGATGAACAGGAACAACACCATGATGGCGCCGGCGTAGATGATAATCTGGAGAATGGCGATAAACTCCGCCGACAATTGCAGGAAGAGGACGGCCAGCGCGACGAGGGTGACAATCAGGTGGAGGACGCAGGTGATCGGGTTGCGCACGGTGATGACGCGCACGGCGGCGGCGATGGCCACAAGAGCGGCAACCCAGAAGACGATCAGACTCAGCATCGGTGGTCAGCCCGTCGGATTCCCTAAGGGAATCTTTTCACAAAACCCGCCAAACAAAAACGCCCGGCGGGCGTTGCGGCAGGCCTCAAGTATCAAGCGGGCAAGGGGTTCAGTCAACCCCGTTTTGGTAGGATTTGACAGCGTAGGCGGATCGGAGCTGGACCCCGAAATCGACCTGTGTTTGCCGTTCAGTCCGTGACTGGACTATGACCGAAGGTGTGATCGGTAGTCCATTCGCGGTAGTCACGCTTGAGGATCCAATTGTAGTCCGGCATAGACTCCCATTCATCCGGACCCGCCTCGAGATTCCGAGCCATCACGGAAACGGTCAGTCGTAAATCACAAGGCCTCCGGTCGCCAACTAGCTGTGTGACTCTATCACGAGGAGTGCCATCTAGATCAAAAGCTAGGTCGACGAGTCAGAAGTGACCCGTTTTGACCTCTCCGAACTGAATGATCCAGGATTGTGTCCCTCCGTGAAGACCCTTGCCGTAGCTTTCCTCTCTCATGCCACCGTTGGACATAGTCAATTTCAGAACTACGCGCGCCTCAACGTGACGCGTCCCGCGATTCAAGACAGCAAAGAAGGACTCCCCATTCCGCATCTCGGAAGTCAATTGAAACGAGATGCGCGGTCGATCACGGTCGTGACATTGCTCAATTAGCACCCTGCGAGTCTCGTAGGATTCGCGGAGTTGGACCAAGAACAGAATCGCCGTTACGAGCAAAACCACGTTTGCAGTTAAACCCGGAACGGCCCCTGAGAAGAGCCACGTCTCGAACGTGAAAGCGATCATTCCGGCTAGTACAAGCGCAATCAAGGCGGGAGTGAATCGGAAGGGTTTCATCGTTGGTGCCACACCTGTCCCCTGCGATACATTCGTGGTCCTCACTGCAATCAGTCAGCGAGTCAGAGTGAAACGATTAATCAATCCCACCCTCTTCCCCATCAAGCTGCGCCACCGGTTCGTTGACGCGCGGGCGTGTCTCCAGCGTCGCCGATTTGGCCGCGAACTCCAGCAGGTCGGCGGCGCCTCTTTTGCCGATGCGGCCGATTTCCATTTCCGGACCGACACAGGCGGGGCAGCCGCTCTGGCAGGAGCATTCGCGGATCAGCCGGGCGGTCTCGGAGAAGAGGTCGGAGGCCATCTCGAAAATCTTTTGCGAAAAGCCGACGCCGCCGGGGACGTTGTCGTAGAGGTAAATCGTCGGCAGCCCGGAATGCGGTGCGCGCACCTGCGAGAGCGCGCCGAGGTCGCGCGGATCGGACATCACCCACAGGGGGGCCATTTGCCCCAGCGCATTGGCGGCGGCGCGCAGGATCTCCCCCAGGTTGCCGATCGGGTAGCCCAGTTTCGCGGCGATGTCGGCGGGGAAATCGGCCCAGAAGGCGGTGGTGTGCATCTCCAGTTCGGGCAGACTGATCTTGCCGGAGCCGACGTTTTCGTGGGTGTGGAAACGGATCTTCTTGAACAGCACGGCGACGGTGGTCAGCGACACTTCGCCATGCCCCAGCCGCATGTCGGGGGCGATGCGGTCGTTTTCGACCGTGAGGATCTTCAGGTCAGTCTTGGTTTCGGCGTCGGTGAAGTAGTCGACGTTGACTTCCTCGACATAGGCGCGTCGTCCCTCCCAGTCGAGGTCCTTAACCTGGTACTGCCCGGCGCCGTGGAGGTAAATGGCGTCGGGATGCAGAAAGACCGGCGCCGAGAACAGGTCGGTCTCGCCGATGATGCGGTTTTTGTCGGAGCGGTTGTGGATGGTGAAGTTCTCCGGCGAGGCGGCGCGCAGGGAGACCTCGCCGGCGGGATAGATGTCGGAGGCCCAGAAGTAGCGTCCGCCCGACTGGGTCAGCACCCGGTTTTCGCGCAGGTACTCCAGCATCGGCTGGGTCATGTCGACACCGAATTTGGCATCGGCGCCGAACGGCAGCTCGAAGGCGGCGCATTTCAGGTGGGACATCAGCACGACCAGATTGTTCGGGTCGACAATTCCCGATTCGACCGGGCGGTCGAAGATATACTCAGGGTGGCGGATGAGGAACTGGTCGACGGGCGAGGAGTTGGCGACCATGATCGCCGCCGATATCCCCTGCCGCCGCCCGGCGCGTCCGATCTGCTGGCGCATCGAGGCCAGGGTGCCGGGGTAGCCGCAGAGGATCGCGACATCCAGCGAGCCGACATCGATGCCCAGCTCGAGGGCGTTGGTGGAGACCACGCCACGGATTGAGCCGCGGCGCAGCCCCTCCTCGATGCGGCGGCGCTCATTGGGCAGATATCCGCCGCGGTAGCCGACCACCAGATGCGGGTTGCGTTTGATCATCGCCAAGTGCTCGCGCAGGTAGGTGAGGATGACCTCGACCGACCGGCGCATGCGCGCAAAGACGATGGTGGTAATGTTGTGCGTCAGGAACTCGGCGGCCAGCTTATTGGCCACCGACAGCGAGGAGCGACGGATGCCGAGGGCCTCGTTGACCAGCGGCGGGTTGTAGAGGATGACATGCTTTTCGGCGGTCGGGGCGCCGTTGCGGTCAACCACGACGAACTTCCTGCCCACGATCCGTTCGGCCAGTTCATCGGGATTGTGGATGGTGGCCGAGCAGGCGATGAACTGCGGATCGGCGTTGTAGAAGGCGGCAATGCGCAGCAAGCGGCGGATTACGTTGCCCAGGTGCGAGCCGAAGACGCCGCGGTAGTGGTGCAGTTCATCGATGACAACATAGCGGAGGTTTTCGAAGAGTTTGACCCACTTGGTGTGGTGGGGCAGAATGCCGGAGTGCAGCATGTCGGGGTTGGTGATGACGATCTGCCCGGCGATGCGCACGGCGCGACGGGCGGTCGAGGGCGTGTCGCCGTCGAACGTGTGGGTCTTGATGTCGATGCCGGCGCTCTCGGTCAATTCGACCAACTCGGCGCGTTGATCCTGCGAGAGCGCCTTGGTCGGAAACAGGTACAGAGCGCGGGCGGACGGGTCGCGGAGGATGGCGTCGAGCACCGGCAGGTTGTAGCAGAGGGTCTTGCCGGAGGCGGTCGGGGTCACGACCACCACATTGTCGCCGCGCTCGACCGCGTCGATCGCCTCGGCCTGATGGCGGTAGAGCTTGGCCACGCCCCGCCGACGGTACGCATCGGCCAGCCGCGGGTCGATCGATGCGGGATAGTCGCGGTAGTCGCCGCTGCGGGCGGAGATGGTGTGCCAGTGCTCGACGTGGCTGTCCTTGCGCAGTTTTTCGAGAACCTGTTCGAGGGTCATGGAAATGCTCCAGACACGATGTAGGAGCGCGACGCTCCGGCGGAGCCGCGAGCCCCGGCTTGCACAAACGAACGCGACGTGGTCCCTGGAGGCGCTCCGCGAGGACGAAACGGCGCGCGCACGGCCACCTCCGCGGCGCGGCGATCCGCCGCGGCGGATCGCGTCCCACGGATGCTTAGACAGCGGCGGGCGCGCTGTCCATCACTTTTTCGATGGCGAAACGGGAGAAAATCGCCGGGCCAGGAGCCAGCCGGCATAGAAGACGGCCACCGCCAGCAGGGTGGCATAGATCATCGGCCCCTCGCTGGGCTCGGCGCCGTAGACCAAAAGCCCCTCCAACCCCAGCACGAGGCCGAGAATCTGCAGGAGCCGTCCGATCCGGTATCCCCAAATCCGGCCGGTGGAGGGAGCGGGAGCCGTCATACGGTTGGGACTCAGACGCCGTGGCGGACCAGGCGGCGCTGGCAGTTGTCACAGAATTTTTCGGCTTTGGCGTCGGTGTCACTCATCGAGGCCGAACGGTACATCACACAGCGGGGGTTGCTGCAGGCCGCAAGGTGGAACAATTGCCCGACCAGGTGGATGCCTTCTTTGACCGCGCGCGAGAAGATCTGCTTTTCATCCTCGGCCATGCCGTAAAACTCAAGCCGCATGCGGTAGAATGACATCACCGCGCAGCCGGAGACCGGATCGGCCTCGCCGTAGACAAACGGCACGGTCGGGATGTAGAGATCCTCCTCGGTCAGGCCGAGGATCCGCTCGTTGTCGTTTTGGCGCATCAGTTCCAGCTTGGTCAGGATCACGGTGGCGTAGAACTGACCACGTTCCTGATTCTCGGCCTCGTCGGGCACCTCGACTCCCTGCAGGATGTCGACGCCGGCGGAAAAAGCGATGGAGAGATTGGCGGCGAGCTTGTTGACCTGGTAGAAGTCGAGATCGCCGAGCGGGACGATGATGATCTTGCCGCGCGATTTCATGGCCGGTCACAAAACAGGCGCCGTCTGGATCACATCCGGCGCCTCAGACCGGACATTATACGTCAACGAGGTCCGAATCAACCGCTTTTGCCGAGCGCGTAGGCCCCCAGGGCGGCCGCGCCGATGAAACCGGCGTCGTTGCCCAGCGCCGCTTTGCCGACGCGCAGGTTTTTTGCCTCGACGGAGAAGGCATGCGCGCGGATGCGTTCGCCGACCTGCCCCAGCCAGAACCCGTCGCGGTCGGCGTCGGCCATCCCCCCGCCGATGATCACGGCCTCCGGATCAAAGAGATTAACCGCGCTCAAAATTCCCATCGCCAGTTGGTGCGCCGATTCGACCAGAATCTGCCGGGCGGTCGCATCTCCCCGCGCGAATGCGTCGAAGAGGATGGCCAGCGTCATGCCGTCGGCCGACGCGTCGCGCAGCGAGGCCAGAGCCGAATCGGACTGCGTGTCGGCGGCGGCCGCCGCCTTGCGGATGACCGCGTTGGCGGAGGCATACAATTCGAGGCAGCCATGATTGCCGCAGGGGCAGCGCGGGCCGCGATAGTCGAGGGTGATGTGCCCCATCTCCCCGCCCGAGCCATTGGGGCCGGAGAAGATGTTCCCGTCGACGATGAATCCGCTGCCGATGCCGGAACCGACGGTGACGCAGATCAGGTTGTCGATGCCGCGTCCGGCGCCGTAGCAGTATTCGGCCCACGCGGCGCAATTGGCATCGTTGTCGATGGCCGTCGGCAGACCGGTGTCGTGTTCGACCAACTCGGCCAGATTGACGCCGATGATCGTGGTCAGGTTCGGCGTGGGCGGTTGCACCTTGTGGGTGGATGGATTGATCGTGCCGGGAGAGCCGATGCCGGCGGAGACGGGGGTGTGGCCGGCGCGCCGGGCCCAGTCGCAGAGCGCGCGGGCGCAACCGACGATGCCATCGAGCGTCGCCTGCTGTCCTTCGGCGCCGCGGGTGCGGGCACGATCGGCGAAGAGGATATGCCCTTCGGCGTCGATGGCGCCATACTTGATCCAGGTGCCGCCGATGTCGATGCCAAGATGGATGTTCATGGCCCGATGGGGAAGAGTATTGCCCCGTAATGGCGGATGGCGCCCGCCTTACTTGGGATAGGCCCGCAGTCCGGCCGCCAGGGCCGCCATGGCCTGCTCGAGCGCCGGCTTTTCCAAAACATAGGCGATGCGCACTTCCTTGGTGCCGCGTCCGGGTGTGGCATAGAATCCCGGCCCGGGGGCGAGCATCACGGTCTCGCCATTGTGATTGAAGTCGGTGAGCATCCACTGGCAGAACCGGTCGGCATCATCGATGGGCAGGGTGGCCATCAGGTAGAAGGCCCCGGCGGGTGTCTCGCAGCGCACACCCGGCATGGCGCCGAGCCGCTCGATCACCAGATCGCGGCGCGTCTGGTACTCGCGGGCGATGCCGGTATAGTAGGCGTCATCGAGGTCCATCAGATGCACCGCCGCCAGTTGCTCGACCGTGGCGGTGCACAGCCGCGCCTGACCCAGCCGCAGGGCCCCGTCCATGATCGCCTCGTTGCGCGAGACCAGCGCGCCGACACGCGCGCCGCAGGCGGAGAAGCGTTTCGAGATCGAATCGAGCATGATCGCGCGGTGGGCCGCCTGCGGATACTGCCAGATCGACACATGGGTCTGACCGTAGCAGAACTCGCGATAGACCTCATCGGAAAGGATGAAGAGGTTGTGCTCCTCGGCGATCTGCACCACGGTGGCGATTTCATCGCGGGAGAGCACGGTGCCGGTCGGGTTGTTGGGCGAGCAGATGAGGATGGCGCGTGTGCGTTCGTTGATGGCCTGTTCGATCACGGCGCGCGCGGGCAGGCAGTAGCCGAGCGCCGGTTCGGAGGCAAACGGCCGCAACTCGACGCCGGCCGCGCGCGCCAGCGAGAAGTAGTTGGTGTAGAACGGCTCGGAAGTCACGACGTTGTCGCCCGGATCGCAGGTCAACGTCAACGCAAAGTGAATCGCCTCCGACCCGCCAGTGGTGATTTGAATCTGTTCGGGGTGAATATCCAGGCCGCGCCGCAGATAGTAGTTCGACCAGGCCTTCAGCAGACTGGCATGTCCCTTGGAGTGGCCGTAGGCGAGCACCTTCTCGTTGAAATTGCGCAAGACTTCGAAAAACTGCGGCGGCGTGGGGATGTCGGGCTGGCCGATGTTCAGGTTGTAGACTTTCACGCCGCGCGACTTCGCCTGCTCGGCAAATCCGACCAGTTTGCGGATCGGCGAGGGCGGCACGCCATGCGCGCGCACCGAGATGGCCGGGCGGGAGGACACGGGCAGACTGGTGGTCGAGACGCTCATCGGTGACTCCTGATTGGGTTCCCCACGGGACGAGAGGCCAATGTAGCGCGTGCCG
The bacterium genome window above contains:
- the nuoK gene encoding NADH-quinone oxidoreductase subunit NuoK, translated to MLPVPLEHYLIVAGILFTLGVVGVMVRRNAIVTLMSVELMLNAANLLLVVFARVHHDIGGQAMVFFVLTVAAAEAAVGLAILVAVYRRKRSVDVDGLNMLKG
- a CDS encoding NADH-quinone oxidoreductase subunit J, producing the protein MLSLIVFWVAALVAIAAAVRVITVRNPITCVLHLIVTLVALAVLFLQLSAEFIAILQIIIYAGAIMVLFLFIVMMLNLKRDEFGPNPLRGIRVFGGILGATFLAELFVLFGGVDAVVGPAPEGFGSVTAIGKALFGGYLFAFELTSILLLAAALAVMVVARPRRDGEVEG
- a CDS encoding DEAD/DEAH box helicase, whose amino-acid sequence is MTLEQVLEKLRKDSHVEHWHTISARSGDYRDYPASIDPRLADAYRRRGVAKLYRHQAEAIDAVERGDNVVVVTPTASGKTLCYNLPVLDAILRDPSARALYLFPTKALSQDQRAELVELTESAGIDIKTHTFDGDTPSTARRAVRIAGQIVITNPDMLHSGILPHHTKWVKLFENLRYVVIDELHHYRGVFGSHLGNVIRRLLRIAAFYNADPQFIACSATIHNPDELAERIVGRKFVVVDRNGAPTAEKHVILYNPPLVNEALGIRRSSLSVANKLAAEFLTHNITTIVFARMRRSVEVILTYLREHLAMIKRNPHLVVGYRGGYLPNERRRIEEGLRRGSIRGVVSTNALELGIDVGSLDVAILCGYPGTLASMRQQIGRAGRRQGISAAIMVANSSPVDQFLIRHPEYIFDRPVESGIVDPNNLVVLMSHLKCAAFELPFGADAKFGVDMTQPMLEYLRENRVLTQSGGRYFWASDIYPAGEVSLRAASPENFTIHNRSDKNRIIGETDLFSAPVFLHPDAIYLHGAGQYQVKDLDWEGRRAYVEEVNVDYFTDAETKTDLKILTVENDRIAPDMRLGHGEVSLTTVAVLFKKIRFHTHENVGSGKISLPELEMHTTAFWADFPADIAAKLGYPIGNLGEILRAAANALGQMAPLWVMSDPRDLGALSQVRAPHSGLPTIYLYDNVPGGVGFSQKIFEMASDLFSETARLIRECSCQSGCPACVGPEMEIGRIGKRGAADLLEFAAKSATLETRPRVNEPVAQLDGEEGGID
- a CDS encoding archaemetzincin family Zn-dependent metalloprotease translates to MKSRGKIIIVPLGDLDFYQVNKLAANLSIAFSAGVDILQGVEVPDEAENQERGQFYATVILTKLELMRQNDNERILGLTEEDLYIPTVPFVYGEADPVSGCAVMSFYRMRLEFYGMAEDEKQIFSRAVKEGIHLVGQLFHLAACSNPRCVMYRSASMSDTDAKAEKFCDNCQRRLVRHGV
- a CDS encoding ROK family protein; amino-acid sequence: MNIHLGIDIGGTWIKYGAIDAEGHILFADRARTRGAEGQQATLDGIVGCARALCDWARRAGHTPVSAGIGSPGTINPSTHKVQPPTPNLTTIIGVNLAELVEHDTGLPTAIDNDANCAAWAEYCYGAGRGIDNLICVTVGSGIGSGFIVDGNIFSGPNGSGGEMGHITLDYRGPRCPCGNHGCLELYASANAVIRKAAAAADTQSDSALASLRDASADGMTLAILFDAFARGDATARQILVESAHQLAMGILSAVNLFDPEAVIIGGGMADADRDGFWLGQVGERIRAHAFSVEAKNLRVGKAALGNDAGFIGAAALGAYALGKSG
- a CDS encoding pyridoxal phosphate-dependent aminotransferase encodes the protein MSVSTTSLPVSSRPAISVRAHGVPPSPIRKLVGFAEQAKSRGVKVYNLNIGQPDIPTPPQFFEVLRNFNEKVLAYGHSKGHASLLKAWSNYYLRRGLDIHPEQIQITTGGSEAIHFALTLTCDPGDNVVTSEPFYTNYFSLARAAGVELRPFASEPALGYCLPARAVIEQAINERTRAILICSPNNPTGTVLSRDEIATVVQIAEEHNLFILSDEVYREFCYGQTHVSIWQYPQAAHRAIMLDSISKRFSACGARVGALVSRNEAIMDGALRLGQARLCTATVEQLAAVHLMDLDDAYYTGIAREYQTRRDLVIERLGAMPGVRCETPAGAFYLMATLPIDDADRFCQWMLTDFNHNGETVMLAPGPGFYATPGRGTKEVRIAYVLEKPALEQAMAALAAGLRAYPK